The genomic region TCAGCTCCACATCACGCCTTTTCATCACCAACTCCATTGTTTCCAATGCTTTTTCAAGTTTGTATGTTGTTGTTCCTGCACTTCCACCCCAGCTAAAACCTGGAATAAAATTTCTAGGAAAACCACTTCCAAAGATATTTGCGCTTACTCCAACAACAGTTCCAGTATTGAACATGGTATTAATCCCACATTTACTATGATCACCCATAATGAGACCGCAGAACTGTAAACCTGTTCTGGCAAAATTCTCGGTATTATAGTTCCACAACCTTACCTCGGCATAGTTGTTCTTCAGATTGGAGTTATTCGAATCTGCTCCAATATTGCACCACTCACCAAGGACAGAATTACCCAGAAAGCCGTCATGACCTTTATTCGAATTCTGGAAGAAAACTGAATTATTCACTTCTCCTCCTACTTTACAATAAGGGCCCACCGTAGTTGGACCATAGATCTTAGCGCCCATTTTAATGATCGCACCCTGGCAAATTGCGAAAGGTCCTCTGATTAAAGAACCCTCCATGATAGTAGCATTCTTACCAATATAAATAGGACCTGAAGATGCATTTAAAGAGCAATTTTCAACCACTGCACCTTCTTCAATGAAAATGTTCTCTACAGCTTTAACAAAATTAGAATCATCAATTTTAGCAGAACTCCTACCTTTTGTAATCATTTCAAAATCAAGCTCTATTGCTTCTCCGTTCTTTGAAAATATATCCCAGGTGTTGTCTACTGTTAAAATCTCTTCCTCGAAATTTATCGGTTCCAGGGAAGAAACATCAATATTTTTCTCGCCACTTTGGAAATAAGCAATAAGCTTATCGCCTTTAATAAGCTTTTCATTGGAATTTAAAGAGACGATCTTTTCTACCAGACTTTTGGTTGGAATGACAGATGAATCTATTAGAATATTCTTTTCAGAAACCTTTAAAGGCCATTTTCCAGCAAGGTGATCTTCCGTTTTAGTTGAAGTTCTTTCTTCAAGTAAATTTTCCCACTTCTCTCTTATGGTAAGTACGCCTATACGTATATCTGCAACCGGCCTGGTGAAAGTAAAAGGAAGAAGGTCATTTCTTTGAGGACCATCAAAAAGAATATAATTCATCATCTTTGAAATTTTGTCAAAATTAATAGTTCCTGAAGAACTATAAAGGATTTATACTAAAATCAACAACATAAAAAAGCCGCTAAAAAGCGGCTTTGTATATCTATAAAAACAGGAAAAATTATTTTTTCTTGAATTTTGAGTATTTGTTCTTGAATTTATCAATTCTACCAGCACTATCCACAAGCTTAGTCTGCCCTGTGTAGTATGGGTGAGAAGTTCTGGAAATTTCCAGTTTTACCAACGGGTATTCTGTTCCGTCAACTTCAATACTTTCTTTTGTCTTTGCTGTAGACTTTGTAATAAATACATCTTCGTTAGACATATCTTTAAAAGCTACCAGTCTATAATTTTCCGGATGGATTCCCTGCTTCATCGCTTTGATCTTTTAATTTTCGAGGTGCAAATTTAAATAATAACTTCTCAATTACAAACAAATTTACAAAAACTTTTTCTGCAATTAAGAATGTAACGTTTTCCTATATTTGTTAACTAACTGCTAAACTAATCAAACTTCAACAAATAATGGACAATTCACCTTCAATTAAATCAATTGCCTATACATATGGGTTATTGCTTGCTGCCTATTCAGTTTTAGTGCTTGTTTTGATCTATGCATTTAATATCTCTCAGGATAACTGGATCATTGGCGTTGTAAACATTCTTGTTACGATTGCGATCTTAGCTTTAGCTATTAATAACTACAAATCCAAGAATAATAATTACCTGAGCATAAAGGAAGCCTTAAAGGTTGGATTGGCTACGGCTGCCGTGGGCGGTCTTGTAGCTGCTATCTATGCCTATATTCATT from Gramella sp. MT6 harbors:
- a CDS encoding DUF4199 domain-containing protein, which produces MDNSPSIKSIAYTYGLLLAAYSVLVLVLIYAFNISQDNWIIGVVNILVTIAILALAINNYKSKNNNYLSIKEALKVGLATAAVGGLVAAIYAYIHYSFVYPEFIEMVKETSYQNMSDQGMSDKQISDTMKMTEFTMKPWFFSTMTLVSSLFFGLLISLITGAILKKQDPALG
- a CDS encoding GlmU family protein — protein: MNYILFDGPQRNDLLPFTFTRPVADIRIGVLTIREKWENLLEERTSTKTEDHLAGKWPLKVSEKNILIDSSVIPTKSLVEKIVSLNSNEKLIKGDKLIAYFQSGEKNIDVSSLEPINFEEEILTVDNTWDIFSKNGEAIELDFEMITKGRSSAKIDDSNFVKAVENIFIEEGAVVENCSLNASSGPIYIGKNATIMEGSLIRGPFAICQGAIIKMGAKIYGPTTVGPYCKVGGEVNNSVFFQNSNKGHDGFLGNSVLGEWCNIGADSNNSNLKNNYAEVRLWNYNTENFARTGLQFCGLIMGDHSKCGINTMFNTGTVVGVSANIFGSGFPRNFIPGFSWGGSAGTTTYKLEKALETMELVMKRRDVELTSHDRDILKHAFDYSAKWRKA
- a CDS encoding type B 50S ribosomal protein L31; amino-acid sequence: MKQGIHPENYRLVAFKDMSNEDVFITKSTAKTKESIEVDGTEYPLVKLEISRTSHPYYTGQTKLVDSAGRIDKFKNKYSKFKKK